From Stenotrophomonas nitritireducens, the proteins below share one genomic window:
- a CDS encoding efflux RND transporter periplasmic adaptor subunit gives MPAISRYRLVALSLALSVALVACKGGGEQPQQGGPSQVTVVTLKPETVTLTRELAGRANGYQVAEVRPQVSGIIAKRLFTEGSVVKAGEPLYQLDDAAYRAQANSARAQLARAEATANAARLAARRSAELVKSKVISVQDDENAQAAWKQAEADVLAARASLDAANVTLGYARITAPISGQIGKSSVTQGALVSAGQAEPLATINQLDPIYIDVTQSSAELLQLRRELAAGRLEGASELPVDIVLEDGSTYAHKGKLEFSEVSVDPTTGSYLMRVRVENPDQILMPGMFVRAVLGSGVRPNALLVPMQGIARDPKGDTSAMVVDADGKVAVRPVKVSRTIGDKWLVEDGLKAGDKVIVEGLQKIGPGMPVQATEKGAEAAKPAAAPAAAPAAKQ, from the coding sequence ATGCCTGCTATCAGTCGCTACCGTCTTGTCGCGCTTTCTCTCGCACTATCCGTCGCGCTTGTTGCCTGCAAGGGCGGCGGCGAGCAGCCGCAGCAAGGCGGGCCTAGCCAGGTCACGGTGGTGACGCTGAAGCCGGAAACCGTCACCTTGACCCGCGAACTGGCCGGCCGTGCAAACGGTTACCAGGTTGCCGAAGTGCGCCCGCAGGTGAGCGGCATCATCGCCAAGCGCCTGTTTACCGAAGGCAGCGTGGTCAAGGCGGGTGAGCCGCTGTACCAGCTGGATGACGCCGCTTACCGGGCACAGGCCAACAGCGCCCGCGCGCAGCTGGCCCGTGCCGAAGCAACCGCCAATGCGGCCCGCCTGGCCGCGCGCCGCAGCGCCGAGCTGGTCAAGTCCAAGGTCATCAGCGTGCAGGACGATGAAAACGCCCAGGCCGCCTGGAAGCAGGCCGAGGCCGACGTGCTGGCCGCGCGCGCATCGTTGGATGCGGCCAATGTGACGCTGGGCTATGCGCGCATCACCGCGCCGATCAGCGGCCAGATCGGCAAGTCCTCGGTTACCCAGGGCGCGCTGGTCAGCGCTGGCCAGGCTGAGCCGCTGGCCACCATCAACCAGCTCGACCCGATCTATATCGACGTCACCCAGTCCTCGGCCGAGCTGCTGCAGCTGCGCCGCGAACTGGCCGCCGGCCGCCTGGAGGGTGCTTCGGAACTGCCGGTCGACATCGTGCTTGAAGACGGCAGCACCTATGCCCACAAGGGCAAGCTGGAGTTCTCCGAAGTCAGCGTTGATCCGACCACCGGCAGCTATCTCATGCGCGTGCGGGTGGAAAACCCGGACCAGATACTGATGCCCGGCATGTTCGTGCGTGCGGTGCTGGGCAGCGGTGTGCGCCCGAATGCGCTGCTGGTGCCGATGCAGGGCATTGCGCGTGATCCCAAGGGAGATACCTCGGCGATGGTGGTCGATGCCGACGGCAAGGTTGCCGTTCGCCCGGTCAAGGTCAGCCGCACCATCGGTGACAAGTGGCTGGTCGAAGACGGCCTGAAGGCTGGCGACAAGGTCATCGTCGAAGGCCTGCAGAAGATCGGCCCGGGGATGCCGGTACAGGCCACCGAGAAGGGTGCCGAAGCCGCCAAGCCTGCCGCCGCGCCTGCCGCGGCGCCGGCTGCCAAGCAGTAA
- the smeE gene encoding multidrug efflux RND transporter permease subunit SmeE has product MARFFIDRPIFAWVIAIIIMLAGALAMIKLPISMYPEVAPPAVSISANYPGASAKVVEDSVTQIIEQNMKGLDGLMYFSSNSSSNGQASITLTFQSGTDSDIAQVQVQNKLQLAMPLLPQEVQRQGINVAKSSSGFLNVLGFVSEDGSMDENDISDYVGTNIVDPLSRVPGVGSIQVFGGKYAMRIWLDPTKLQTYKVSVSEVTAAVQAQNAQVAVGQLGGAPAVKGQQLNATINAQDRLQTPEQFRNIVVRTETDGSTLKLGDVARVELGAETYDFVTRYNGKPASGLAITLATGANALETAEGVSKTLDELRANFPAGLKAVIPYDTTPFVKVSIKGVVKTLLEAIVLVFVVMYLFLQNFRATLIPTIAVPVVLLGTFGILSVLGFSINMLTMFAMVLAIGLLVDDAIVVVENVERIMSEEGLSPLEATRKSMSQITGALVGIGLVLSAVFVPMAFMSGSTGVIYRQFSATIVSAMALSVLVAIVLTPALCATMLKPLKKGEHHVAHKGISGRFFTWFNNGFDRTSGTYQRGVRGILNRPGRFMAVFLALAVVMGLLFVRLPSSFLPNEDQGILMALVNAPVGATQERTLESIYKLEDHFLNNEKDAVESVFSVQGFSFSGMGQNSGMAFVKLKDWHERSADQGVGPITGRAMAALGQIKDAFIFAFPPPAMPELGIASGYTFFLKDNSGAGHDALVNARNQLLGAAGQSKLLANVRPNGLDDTPQLRLDIDVAKAGAHGLSLDAINGTLATAWGSSYVDDFIDRGRVKRVYVQADDPFRMNPEDFNLWTVKNNVGEMVPFSAFASQRWDYGSPRLERYNGVSALEIQGEAAPGVASGDAMLEVEKLAKQLPPGFSIEWTAVSYQEREAGSQTPLLYTLSLLIVFLCLAALYESWSVPTAVLMVAPLGILGAVLANTMRGMERDVYFQVAMLTTVGLTSKNAILIVEFAKEHLEKGAGVIEATMHAVRDRLRPIIMTSLAFGLGVLPLAIASGAGSGAQRAIGTGVLGGMVVGTLLGLFFIPLFFVVVQRVFNRKQLARNGDLPPQ; this is encoded by the coding sequence ATGGCTCGCTTCTTTATCGACAGGCCCATCTTTGCGTGGGTCATTGCCATCATCATCATGCTTGCCGGTGCGCTGGCCATGATCAAGCTGCCGATCTCGATGTATCCCGAGGTCGCGCCGCCTGCGGTGTCCATTTCCGCCAACTACCCGGGCGCTTCGGCCAAGGTGGTGGAGGATTCGGTAACGCAGATCATCGAGCAGAACATGAAGGGCCTGGACGGCCTGATGTACTTCTCCTCCAACAGCTCCTCCAACGGCCAGGCCAGCATCACCCTGACCTTCCAGAGCGGCACCGATTCGGACATTGCCCAGGTGCAGGTGCAGAACAAGCTGCAGCTGGCCATGCCGTTGCTGCCGCAGGAAGTGCAGCGCCAGGGCATCAATGTCGCCAAGTCCAGCTCGGGCTTCCTCAACGTGCTGGGCTTCGTCTCCGAAGACGGCAGCATGGATGAGAACGACATCTCCGACTATGTGGGTACCAACATCGTCGACCCGCTCAGCCGCGTGCCGGGTGTGGGCTCGATCCAGGTGTTCGGCGGCAAGTACGCCATGCGCATCTGGCTGGACCCGACCAAGCTGCAGACCTACAAGGTATCGGTCAGCGAAGTGACCGCCGCGGTGCAGGCGCAGAACGCGCAGGTTGCAGTGGGTCAGCTGGGCGGTGCGCCAGCGGTGAAGGGCCAGCAGCTCAACGCCACCATCAACGCGCAGGACCGCCTGCAGACACCGGAGCAGTTCCGCAACATTGTTGTGCGTACCGAAACCGATGGCTCCACGCTGAAGCTGGGCGACGTTGCCCGCGTCGAGCTGGGCGCGGAAACCTACGACTTCGTCACCCGCTACAACGGCAAGCCGGCCTCGGGCCTGGCCATCACCCTGGCCACCGGTGCCAACGCGCTGGAAACCGCCGAGGGCGTCAGCAAGACCCTGGACGAACTGCGTGCCAACTTCCCGGCCGGGCTGAAGGCGGTGATCCCGTACGACACCACCCCGTTCGTGAAGGTGTCGATCAAGGGCGTGGTCAAGACGCTGCTTGAAGCCATCGTGCTGGTGTTCGTGGTGATGTACCTGTTCCTGCAGAACTTCCGCGCCACTTTGATCCCAACCATCGCCGTGCCTGTGGTGTTGCTGGGTACCTTCGGCATCCTTTCGGTGCTGGGTTTCTCGATCAACATGCTGACCATGTTCGCGATGGTGCTGGCGATCGGTCTATTGGTGGATGACGCCATCGTGGTGGTGGAGAACGTCGAGCGCATCATGTCCGAGGAAGGACTGTCACCACTGGAAGCCACCCGCAAATCGATGAGCCAGATCACCGGCGCGTTGGTCGGCATCGGCCTGGTGCTGTCGGCGGTATTCGTGCCGATGGCCTTCATGAGCGGCTCCACCGGCGTCATCTATCGACAGTTCTCGGCAACGATCGTGTCGGCGATGGCCTTGTCGGTGCTGGTCGCCATCGTGCTGACCCCGGCACTGTGCGCCACCATGCTCAAGCCGCTGAAGAAGGGCGAGCACCACGTTGCGCACAAGGGTATCTCGGGCCGTTTCTTCACCTGGTTCAACAACGGCTTTGACCGCACCAGCGGCACCTACCAGCGTGGCGTGCGCGGCATCCTCAATCGTCCGGGCCGCTTCATGGCGGTGTTCCTGGCGCTGGCGGTGGTGATGGGCCTGTTGTTCGTCCGCCTGCCCAGCTCGTTCCTGCCCAACGAAGACCAGGGCATCCTGATGGCGCTGGTCAACGCGCCGGTGGGTGCCACCCAGGAACGTACCCTGGAGTCGATCTACAAGCTGGAAGACCACTTCCTCAACAACGAGAAGGATGCCGTCGAGTCGGTGTTCTCGGTGCAGGGCTTCAGCTTCTCGGGCATGGGCCAGAACTCGGGCATGGCCTTCGTCAAGCTCAAGGACTGGCATGAGCGCAGTGCCGACCAGGGCGTCGGCCCGATCACCGGCCGCGCAATGGCCGCGCTTGGCCAGATCAAGGACGCCTTCATCTTCGCCTTCCCGCCGCCGGCCATGCCGGAACTGGGTATCGCCTCGGGTTACACCTTCTTCCTGAAGGACAACAGCGGCGCCGGCCATGATGCGCTGGTCAATGCACGCAACCAGCTGTTGGGTGCGGCCGGGCAGAGCAAGCTGCTGGCCAATGTGCGCCCGAACGGTCTGGACGACACCCCGCAGCTGCGTCTGGACATCGACGTGGCCAAGGCCGGTGCGCATGGGCTGTCGCTGGATGCGATCAACGGCACCCTGGCCACTGCCTGGGGTTCGAGCTATGTCGATGACTTCATCGACCGTGGCCGGGTCAAGCGCGTCTACGTGCAGGCCGATGATCCGTTCCGCATGAACCCGGAAGACTTCAACCTGTGGACGGTGAAGAACAACGTCGGCGAGATGGTGCCGTTCTCGGCCTTCGCCAGCCAGCGTTGGGATTACGGCTCGCCGCGCCTGGAGCGCTACAACGGTGTCTCCGCACTGGAAATCCAGGGCGAAGCCGCACCGGGTGTGGCCTCGGGTGACGCCATGCTGGAAGTGGAGAAGCTGGCCAAGCAGTTGCCGCCGGGCTTCAGCATCGAGTGGACGGCCGTGTCCTACCAGGAACGCGAGGCCGGTTCGCAGACGCCGCTGCTGTACACGCTGTCGCTGCTGATCGTGTTCCTGTGCTTGGCTGCACTGTATGAAAGCTGGAGCGTGCCGACCGCGGTGCTGATGGTTGCGCCGCTGGGTATTCTCGGCGCGGTGCTGGCCAACACCATGCGCGGCATGGAGCGTGATGTGTACTTCCAGGTGGCGATGTTGACCACGGTGGGCCTGACCTCGAAGAACGCGATCCTGATCGTCGAGTTCGCCAAGGAGCATCTGGAGAAGGGTGCGGGCGTGATCGAAGCGACGATGCATGCAGTCCGCGATCGTCTGCGTCCGATCATCATGACCTCGCTGGCCTTCGGCCTGGGTGTGCTGCCGTTGGCCATCGCCTCTGGTGCGGGTTCGGGTGCGCAGCGGGCCATTGGTACCGGCGTGCTCGGTGGCATGGTGGTAGGCACCTTGCTGGGCCTGTTCTTCATCCCGCTGTTCTTCGTGGTGGTGCAGCGGGTATTCAACCGCAAGCAACTGGCCAGGAACGGCGACCTGCCGCCGCAGTAA
- a CDS encoding TetR family transcriptional regulator gives MARKTKQEALATREGILDAALGCFHEHGVAGTSLAAIGERAGVSRGAVYWHFKNKTEVLEAMINRERVHFINRLRHAYAPERSTPIEDLRSAMLISVGEIAHDQRLRDMMEIMLRNDLSAESLAMQQLQRDSVDEEMDIFRRALLRAQELGQLRDGVNINTLARILHACLVGVLYGAMLQPEHFDLEGDSRETMDAMLSYYVTPGVFTPGTEPLPLPTPDPAA, from the coding sequence ATGGCCAGAAAGACCAAACAAGAGGCGTTAGCCACCCGCGAGGGCATCCTGGATGCCGCCCTGGGCTGCTTCCACGAACACGGCGTTGCCGGTACCTCGCTGGCGGCGATAGGCGAGCGCGCGGGGGTTTCGCGCGGTGCGGTGTATTGGCACTTCAAGAACAAGACCGAAGTGCTGGAAGCGATGATCAACCGCGAGCGTGTGCACTTCATCAACCGCCTGCGCCATGCCTATGCACCGGAACGCAGCACCCCGATCGAGGACCTGCGCTCGGCGATGCTGATTTCGGTAGGCGAGATAGCCCACGACCAGCGCCTGCGCGACATGATGGAAATCATGCTGCGCAATGACCTGTCGGCGGAAAGCCTGGCCATGCAGCAGCTGCAGCGCGACAGCGTCGACGAGGAAATGGATATTTTCCGCCGCGCCCTGCTGCGCGCGCAGGAACTGGGCCAGCTGCGCGACGGCGTCAACATCAACACCCTCGCCCGCATCCTGCATGCCTGTCTGGTCGGCGTGTTGTACGGCGCAATGCTGCAGCCCGAACATTTCGATCTGGAAGGCGACAGCCGCGAAACGATGGACGCGATGCTGAGTTACTACGTGACCCCGGGCGTCTTCACCCCCGGCACCGAACCGCTACCGCTGCCGACTCCCGATCCAGCCGCCTGA